The Haloprofundus salinisoli region CGTCATCCTCCCGTACCACCGCCGACTCGACGGCATCGAAGAGGAGGCGAAGGCCGACTCGGGCGTGAAGGTCGGCACCACCGGCCGCGGCATCGGTCCGACGTACGAGGACAAGGCGGGCCGACGCGGCATCCGCGTCGGCGACCTGCTCGACCCCGAGATCCTGCGCGCCCGACTGGAGTACGTCGTCCCGCAGAAGCGCGCCATCGTCGAGGACGTCTACGGGCTGGAGGCCGGCGACGAACTCGACGTCGAAGCGCTCCACAAGCAGTACACCGAGTACGGCCGTCGTCTCGCCGAGGAGGGGATGCTCGTCGACTGCGGCGACTTCCTCTACCGCCGCCGCGACGAGGGCAACAACGTGATGTTCGAGGGTGCGCAGGGCACGCTCATCGACATCGACCACGGCAACTACCCGTACGTCACCTCCTCGAACCCGACCGCGGGCGGCGCGGCCACCGGCTCGGGCGTCGGTCCGACCGTCATCGGCCGCGGCGAAGTCGTCGGCATCGTCAAAGCGTACCTCTCGCGCGTCGGCGAAGGGCCGCTGCCGACTGAACTCGACGGCGACGAACACGAAGAGGAGCTCGCCGACTTCATCCGTGAGAAGGGCGGCGAGTTCGGCACCGTCACCGGTCGTCCGCGCCGTATCGGCTGGCTCGACATCCCGATGCTCCGCCACGCCTCGCGCACGAGCGGCTTCACCGGCATCGCCGTCAACCACGTCGACGTGCTCGCCGGCCTGGACGAACTGAAGGTCGGCCACGCCTACGAACTCGACGGCGAGGAGATTCGGACGATTCCGTCGACCACCGACGAGTGGGCTCGCTGTGAACCCGTGTTGAAGGAGTTCGAGCCCTGGCCGGAAGTCGACTGGACCGAAGTCGCCGAGGAGGGCTACGAGGCCGTCCCCGAGACCGCCCGCGACTACCTCGACTACCTGAGCGAACAGGTCGACGCGCCCGTCTACGCCGTCGGCGTCGGACCGGACCGCGAGCAGTCGGTCGAACTGGCGAACCCGTTCGAGTCGCAGTAGACGGCCGAGAGCGTCGAATCGAACGTCGCCGTCATTTTTCCGTAGAACCACCCGACAGTTCGCCGGACC contains the following coding sequences:
- a CDS encoding adenylosuccinate synthase, giving the protein MTVTIVGSQLGDEGKGALVDLWGGDADVVVRYQGGDNAGHTVVEDGTEYKLSLVPSGAVRGKIGVLGNGCVVNPQTLFDEIDTLRERGLDPDVRVAKRAHVILPYHRRLDGIEEEAKADSGVKVGTTGRGIGPTYEDKAGRRGIRVGDLLDPEILRARLEYVVPQKRAIVEDVYGLEAGDELDVEALHKQYTEYGRRLAEEGMLVDCGDFLYRRRDEGNNVMFEGAQGTLIDIDHGNYPYVTSSNPTAGGAATGSGVGPTVIGRGEVVGIVKAYLSRVGEGPLPTELDGDEHEEELADFIREKGGEFGTVTGRPRRIGWLDIPMLRHASRTSGFTGIAVNHVDVLAGLDELKVGHAYELDGEEIRTIPSTTDEWARCEPVLKEFEPWPEVDWTEVAEEGYEAVPETARDYLDYLSEQVDAPVYAVGVGPDREQSVELANPFESQ